The following coding sequences lie in one Pseudarthrobacter phenanthrenivorans Sphe3 genomic window:
- a CDS encoding low temperature requirement protein A, translated as MSSNPLRHAMARMGGRDPHEKHRAATPLELFFDLTFVIAFGVAGSQFAHEIAEAHVMAGLLGFSFAMFAVIWAWINFTWFASAYDTDDWIFRVVTMIQIVGVLILAMGIEPMFHSLVDGHHVDNAVMVGGYVIMRLALVSQWLRAARQDPGRRETCLRYARYLALVQLGWIAVLFIEADVPATLAMIVPLVALEMAAPFAAERRTRTPWHAHHIAERYGLLAIIALGECLIGAIETLRAIVANHGWSVDAALVGFGGTALAFAMWWIYFMLPAGQALHLRRHRSFLFGYGHIPIFAAIAATGGGLHVAAYYIDNETGISAAAAVASVAIPVALFKGSVTWLYSVMVGADRTVISVAAGVLAATAAAVGLAAAGASVPVCLLVIVLALGASILVDERRGSERLHVALTKLEAEAAAPQA; from the coding sequence ATGTCTTCCAATCCCCTTCGCCATGCCATGGCGCGCATGGGCGGCCGCGATCCACACGAGAAGCACCGCGCCGCCACCCCGCTTGAGCTCTTCTTCGACCTGACATTCGTCATCGCGTTTGGTGTCGCCGGCAGCCAGTTCGCCCATGAGATCGCCGAAGCCCACGTGATGGCCGGCCTGCTGGGTTTCTCGTTCGCGATGTTCGCCGTGATCTGGGCGTGGATCAACTTCACCTGGTTTGCGAGCGCCTACGATACCGATGACTGGATCTTCCGGGTGGTCACCATGATCCAGATTGTGGGCGTCCTCATCCTGGCCATGGGGATCGAACCCATGTTCCATTCCCTGGTGGATGGCCACCACGTGGACAACGCCGTGATGGTGGGCGGTTACGTGATCATGCGGTTGGCCCTGGTTTCACAGTGGCTCCGGGCCGCCCGCCAGGATCCTGGCCGCCGCGAGACCTGCCTGCGGTACGCCAGATACCTGGCGCTGGTGCAGCTGGGATGGATCGCGGTGCTCTTTATCGAGGCGGACGTACCTGCCACGCTCGCGATGATCGTTCCCCTGGTGGCCTTGGAAATGGCCGCGCCTTTCGCGGCGGAGCGCAGGACCAGGACGCCCTGGCATGCGCACCATATTGCCGAGCGGTACGGGCTGCTGGCCATCATTGCCCTGGGTGAATGCCTGATTGGCGCCATCGAGACCCTCCGCGCCATCGTGGCCAACCACGGCTGGAGCGTGGATGCCGCCCTGGTGGGCTTTGGCGGGACTGCCTTGGCCTTCGCGATGTGGTGGATTTACTTCATGCTTCCGGCGGGACAGGCGCTGCACCTGCGCCGGCACCGGTCCTTCCTCTTCGGCTACGGGCACATTCCGATCTTCGCCGCCATCGCGGCCACGGGCGGCGGGCTGCACGTGGCGGCCTATTACATCGATAACGAGACAGGCATCAGCGCGGCCGCCGCTGTGGCGAGCGTTGCCATTCCCGTAGCCCTGTTCAAAGGTTCGGTCACTTGGTTGTACAGCGTCATGGTGGGAGCGGACCGCACCGTCATCAGCGTTGCGGCCGGAGTGCTGGCAGCAACTGCCGCCGCAGTCGGGCTTGCCGCAGCCGGGGCCTCCGTTCCCGTCTGCCTGCTCGTGATCGTGCTGGCACTCGGCGCCTCGATCCTCGTCGATGAACGCCGCGGATCCGAGCGGCTGCATGTTGCCCTCACGAAGCTTGAG